The following proteins are encoded in a genomic region of Oncorhynchus kisutch isolate 150728-3 linkage group LG18, Okis_V2, whole genome shotgun sequence:
- the LOC109909482 gene encoding putative gustatory receptor clone PTE01, with protein MENESFSVSYKLTLDPFFIPPGGKYPIFFLGIAIYSFCAFCNLTLLSVIVMQRNLHKPMYFILFSLPLNDLIGITAMLPKVLSDIVTETNTVFYPLCVIQGFLLHMYGGAVLFILAAMAFDRYVAICQPLRYSTIMTPRNVAVIILLVWGLDLLLILLLFSLQIKLPRCRSSIMNVFCDNPSLLKLTCGNTTLNNVIGLFNTAVMQVISVSIQIFSYVKILITCLVTRKSDAKSKALNTCVAQLVIFFIFEVVGTFTILSHRFKIVSADLQKIMGMLIFLVSPLMNPIVYGLNASEIRITLLKVFLNKVSV; from the coding sequence ATGGAGAACGAATCGTTCAGCGTCAGCTATAAGTTAACTCTGGACCCATTTTTTATTCCACCTGGTGGAAAGTATCCCATCTTTTTCCTGGGCATTGCTATCTATTCATTTTGTGCGTTCTGCAACCTGACCTTACTGTCCGTCATCGTCATGCAAAGGAACCTTCACAAACCCATGTATTTTATTCTCTTCAGTCTTCCTCTCAACGATCTGATAGGAATCACTGCAATGCTCCCAAAGGTGCTGTCAGACATTGTGACTGAGACAAACACGGTCTTTTACCCCCTCTGTGTTATTCAGGGGTTTCTGCTCCACATGTACGGAGGCGCGGTTCTCTTTATCCTTGCGGCTATGGCCTTTGATCGTTATGTTGCCATCTGCCAGCCGTTGAGGTACAGTACTATAATGACACCCAGGAATGTGGCGGTCATTATTTTACTGGTTTGGGGTCTTGACCTCCTCTTGATCCTACTGCTGTTCTCTCTGCAGATAAAGCTTCCCCGGTGTAGATCCTCCATAATGAATGTGTTTTGTGATAACCCCTCCCTTCTTAAACTCACCTGTGGTAATACTACACTGAATAATGTCATAGGACTGTTTAACACTGCAGTCATGCAGGTTATAAGTGTGTCCATTCAGATTTTTTCCTATGTGAAGATTCTGATCACTTGTTTGGTTACAAGAAAGTCTGACGCTAAGAGTAAGGCTTTGAACACCTGTGTGGCACAGTTGGTCATATTTTTCATATTTGAGGTTGTAGGAACCTTCACAATTTTATCACACAGATTCAAGATTGTCTCAGCTGACTTGCAAAAGATTATGGGCATGCTCATCTTTCTAGTATCTCCACTTATGAATCCAATTGTATACGGGCTGAATGCAAGTGAAATACGAATCACCCTACTGAAAGTATTTCTCAACAAAGTATCAGTCTGA
- the LOC109909484 gene encoding olfactory receptor 52B2-like: MDDFSNVSSVLTLEGFNLPPESAFSAFIFAALSYMVILFCNLVLILTIILNRSLHQPMYLLLLNLPINDLIGSTALFIQLIKEILLDTRTIQYSACVTQAFFIHVYGTGAVLILTAMAYDRYIAICCPLRYNTLMTNAHLRKIITLLWVCDLILIGVLFFLLLRLPRCRSLMSHPYCDNPSLLKLVCANTTINNIYGLFITALMQVIVVSTILYTYIQILVTCFRNKGSADTKSKALQTCATHLIVFLLLECLGLLTIISYRLSQFPPQLRRLIGVSTLIFPPTLNPIIYGLKTKDIRVKAMHFLRTKIFPS; the protein is encoded by the coding sequence ATGGATGACTTCTCAAATGTGTCTTCTGTTTTGACACTAGAAGGCTTCAATCTCCCCCCTGAAAGTGCATTTTCCGCATTTATTTTCGCCGCACTGAGCTATATGGTCATTCTCTTCTGTAATCTGGTCCTGATTCTCACCATCATCCTCAATAGGAGTCTCCACCAGCCCATGTACCTTCTGCTGCTAAACCTACCCATCAATGACCTTATAGGCTCCACGGCACTCTTTATACAGCTCATCAAAGAGATTTTACTTGACACAAGGACCATTCAATACTCTGCTTGTGTCACACAAGCTTTCTTTATTCATGTCTATGGAACGGGAGCTGTGTTAATTCTGACTGCTATGGCGTATGACAGATACATTGCCATATGTTGCCCTTTGAGGTACAACACATTGATGACCAATGCTCATCTCAGGAAAATCATCACACTGCTATGGGTGTGTGACTTGATTTTGATTGGAGTGCTCTTTTTCCTACTGCTTCGATTACCACGCTGCAGATCTCTGATGTCACACCCATACTGTGACAATCCCTCCCTGTTGAAACTGGTCTGTGCTAACACAACCATCAATAACATCTATGGACTCTTTATTACTGCCCTCATGCAGGTCATAGTTGTTTCTACCATTCTCTACACTTACATTCAGATACTTGTCACATGTTTTAGAAACAAAGGATCAGCTGACACTAAAAGCAAAGCTCTGCAGACTTGTGCTACACATTTAATTGTTTTTCTCCTCTTAGAGTGTTTAGGTCTTCTCACTATTATTTCATACAGACTGAGCCAATTTCCCCCGCAGTTACGGAGACTCATAGGAGTTTCCACATTAATTTTCCCCCCAACTTTAAATCCAATCATATATGGTCTTAAAACAAAGGATATCAGAGTAAAAGCAATGCATTTCTTGCGGACAAAGATCTTTCCATCCTAG
- the LOC109909483 gene encoding olfactory receptor 1N2-like: protein MSVQTLNQTFSYHLQIASFDIPTPMTYPVFIMGLLLYLFSVFCNLTILLLIITQRTLHKPMFYILFSLPLNDLVGISSMLPRVLSDIVTQTHSVYYPTCVFQAFLCHLYGGGVLFVLAAMSIDRYFAICKPLQYPSIMTPFTLCVIISAAWGLDMAMILTLFALQSRVKRCKAYILNIYCDNPSLLRLYCDDTHINNCYGLFITAVFQDVTLIVVIFTYILILLTCVMNKSTDARSKAIQTSGTHLVVLLFIDCQSLSLILSISSISEEGFWSYGVPTDSESPHLWSKN from the exons ATGTCGGTCCAGACTCTTAATCAGACATTCAGTTACCACTTGCAGATTGCCAGTTTTGACATCCCTACCCCAATGACCTACCCTGTGTTCATCATGGGTCTCCTGCTCTAtctgttctctgttttctgtaACCTGACCATCCTGCTGTTGATCATCACACAGCGGACTCTCCACAAGCCCATGTTTTACATCCTCTTCAGTCTCCCCCTGAATGACCTGGTAGGAATCAGCTCTATGCTACCCAGGGTGTTGTCAGACATCGTGACACAGACTCACTCTGTGTATTACCCTACATGTGTTTTTCAAGCTTTTCTTTGCCACCTGTACGGGGGTGGTGTGCTTTTTGTACTTGCAGCGATGTCAATTGATAGATATTTTGCCATTTGCAAACCACTGCAATACCCCTCGATCATGACACCTTTTACACTATGTGTCATTATATCGGCTGCTTGGGGCCTGGACATGGCCATGATATTGACCCTGTTTGCTCTTCAGTCCCGAGTTAAGAGGTGCAAGGCTTACATACTAAATATCTACTGTGACAACCCCTCTCTACTTCGCCTCT ACTGTGATGACACACATATAAACAACTGCTATGGTTTGTTTATAACAGCTGTCTTTCAGGATGTAACTTTGATAGTGGTTATATTTACATATATCCTGATCCTGCTCACCTGTGTTATGAATAAGTCGACTGATGCCCGGAGCAAGGCCATTCAGACATCTGGTACACATCTGGTAGTGTTGTTATTCATTGATTGTCAATCATTGTCATTGATTTTATCAATCAGCTCCATCTCTGAGGAGGGCTTTTGGAGTTATGGTGTTCCCACCGATTCTGAATCCCCTCATTTATGGTCTAAAAACtaa